From the genome of Cynocephalus volans isolate mCynVol1 chromosome 14, mCynVol1.pri, whole genome shotgun sequence, one region includes:
- the LOC134363176 gene encoding NADH dehydrogenase [ubiquinone] 1 alpha subcomplex subunit 5-like, translated as MAGALKKTTGLVGLAVCETPHEKLRILYRKILGILEQIPKNAAYRKYTEQITNERLDIVEAEPDIKKLEDQLQYGQIEEVILQAENELSLVRKMIQWKPWEPLVEEPPANQWKWPI; from the coding sequence ATGGCGGGTGCGCTGAAGAAGACCACGGGCCTTGTGGGGTTGGCTGTATGTGAGACTCCACACGAGAAGCTAAGAATATTATACAGAAAGATTCTTGGTATTCTTGAGCAAATTCCAAAAAATGCAGCATATAGGAAGTATACAGAACAGATTACAAATGAGAGGCTGGATATTGTTGAAGCGGAGCcagatattaaaaaattagaagaccAACTTCAATATGGCCAAATAGAAGAGGTAATTCTTCaggcagaaaatgaactaagtcTGGTGAGAAAAATGATTCAGTGGAAACCATGGGAGCCGTTAGTGGAAGAGCCTCCCGCCAACCAATGGAAATGGCCAATATAA